From the genome of Haloarcula limicola, one region includes:
- a CDS encoding SWIM zinc finger family protein, whose product MTLIKPASDSEPTALAPDPSTLSSRAVRAWTERMAVRKQRDETYAVTTESGHTYVVDLREHSCTCPDYEIRGERCKHLRRVAIEITARRIAPPGRQRARCDVCEAVTFVPQAADPPHLCGDCRVAPGDIVVDRETGDSLVVAEVLTERADEHVIEATGKTVAEHDTNDGYPGDDVVVEVTYLGDATRNENPRRYAFPYSRLNRTDAELVG is encoded by the coding sequence ATGACACTCATTAAGCCAGCTTCAGATTCGGAGCCGACTGCACTCGCACCGGACCCCAGCACGCTCTCCTCACGCGCCGTCCGCGCCTGGACCGAGCGGATGGCCGTCCGGAAGCAGCGAGACGAGACGTACGCGGTCACGACCGAGAGCGGCCACACGTACGTCGTCGACCTGCGCGAGCACTCCTGTACCTGTCCCGACTACGAGATCCGCGGCGAGCGGTGCAAACACCTCCGCCGGGTCGCCATCGAGATTACCGCCCGCCGAATCGCCCCGCCGGGCCGCCAGCGCGCCCGCTGTGACGTCTGCGAGGCGGTGACGTTCGTCCCTCAGGCGGCCGACCCGCCGCATCTCTGTGGCGACTGCCGCGTCGCGCCGGGCGACATCGTCGTCGACCGCGAGACCGGCGACAGCCTCGTCGTCGCCGAAGTGCTGACCGAGAGAGCGGACGAGCACGTCATCGAAGCCACCGGGAAGACCGTCGCCGAGCACGACACCAACGACGGCTATCCCGGAGACGACGTCGTGGTCGAAGTGACGTATCTCGGCGACGCCACACGGAACGAGAACCCGCGCCGCTACGCGTTCCCGTACTCGCGGTTGAACCGCACGGACGCGGAACTGGTCGGGTAG
- a CDS encoding ribbon-helix-helix domain-containing protein: protein MPKISVEVPAELLGDLDEHVGEDGKFVNRSEAIRASIRKTLDLLDDIDERQGRLDDEQ from the coding sequence ATGCCCAAGATAAGCGTCGAAGTGCCCGCCGAGCTACTGGGGGACCTGGACGAACACGTCGGCGAGGACGGGAAGTTCGTCAACCGGAGCGAGGCGATCCGCGCCTCCATCCGCAAGACCCTCGACCTGCTGGACGATATCGACGAGCGACAGGGACGGCTGGACGATGAGCAGTGA
- a CDS encoding 23S rRNA (uridine(2552)-2'-O)-methyltransferase: MSRKDEYYNKAKQQGYRARSAYKLQQLDETAGLLGEGRTVVDLGAAPGGWLQVAAERVGERGTVVGVDRQRIDPLSDPEPAVEYVRGDMTDESTKDQIRDVVGGADGGRGGPVDVVVSDMAPNMTGEYDLDHARSVHLVRQAFEVATDLLDSGGDFAAKVFDGQDLDDLIADIEPEFEYVREVRPDASRDSSSELYLVAKHRLTAPVREGDVVEVTIEDIGEEGDGIAKVEGFTVFVSGVEEGETLDVRVGDVKPRYAFAQPAE, translated from the coding sequence ATGAGCCGGAAAGACGAGTACTACAACAAGGCCAAACAGCAGGGCTATCGCGCCCGCTCGGCCTACAAGCTCCAGCAGCTCGACGAGACGGCCGGACTGTTAGGCGAAGGCCGCACCGTCGTAGACCTGGGAGCCGCGCCGGGCGGCTGGCTACAGGTCGCCGCCGAGCGCGTCGGCGAACGCGGGACCGTCGTCGGCGTCGACCGCCAGCGGATCGACCCGCTCTCGGACCCCGAACCCGCCGTCGAGTACGTCCGCGGCGACATGACCGACGAGAGCACGAAGGACCAGATCCGTGACGTGGTCGGCGGCGCGGACGGCGGACGCGGCGGCCCCGTCGACGTGGTCGTCTCCGACATGGCCCCGAACATGACCGGCGAGTACGACTTAGACCACGCTCGCTCGGTCCACCTCGTGCGGCAGGCCTTCGAGGTAGCGACGGACCTCCTCGACTCGGGCGGGGACTTCGCCGCGAAGGTGTTCGACGGCCAGGACTTAGACGACCTGATAGCCGACATCGAACCGGAGTTCGAGTACGTCCGCGAGGTCCGCCCGGACGCCTCCCGGGACTCCTCCTCGGAGCTGTATCTGGTGGCGAAACACCGCCTGACAGCGCCCGTCCGCGAGGGCGACGTGGTCGAGGTGACGATCGAGGACATCGGCGAGGAGGGCGACGGCATCGCCAAGGTCGAGGGGTTCACCGTCTTCGTCAGCGGCGTCGAGGAAGGCGAGACGCTCGACGTGCGCGTCGGCGACGTGAAGCCGCGCTACGCGTTCGCACAGCCGGCGGAGTAG
- a CDS encoding DUF7139 domain-containing protein, with amino-acid sequence MENLGDAYGTPRFEGRDPRRVFAGVALGLLGATAVVVGVLLVTTPLSDWVGATDIRTAEKLAGTLGGLGIPAMFLAVVAVLPSSRREQIGVGVGTLCCLVGIGIFQYAYPGRWTTGAETLAFETAMAYFVGASLSFWFVFTAMASFRTRNNPQGMVRLELTHKGESKTVQVSPREYRRYAEAVRSDGGETEEVIRELEERAKE; translated from the coding sequence ATGGAGAACCTCGGCGACGCCTACGGCACTCCCCGCTTCGAGGGGCGGGACCCGCGCCGCGTCTTCGCCGGGGTCGCCCTCGGACTCCTCGGAGCGACCGCCGTCGTCGTCGGCGTCTTGCTGGTGACGACGCCGCTGTCGGACTGGGTCGGAGCCACCGACATCCGGACCGCCGAGAAACTCGCCGGGACGCTCGGGGGCCTGGGGATCCCGGCGATGTTCCTCGCCGTCGTCGCCGTCCTCCCGTCGAGTCGCCGCGAGCAGATCGGCGTCGGCGTCGGCACCCTCTGCTGTCTGGTCGGCATCGGCATCTTTCAGTACGCCTATCCCGGCCGCTGGACGACCGGCGCGGAGACGCTGGCCTTCGAGACGGCGATGGCGTACTTCGTCGGCGCGTCGCTGTCCTTCTGGTTCGTCTTCACCGCGATGGCGAGTTTCCGCACCCGGAACAACCCGCAGGGGATGGTCCGACTGGAACTCACCCACAAGGGCGAGTCCAAGACGGTGCAGGTCTCACCGCGGGAGTACCGCCGCTACGCGGAGGCGGTGCGAAGCGACGGCGGCGAGACCGAGGAAGTCATCCGGGAGTTAGAGGAGAGAGCGAAGGAGTAG
- the hjc gene encoding Holliday junction resolvase Hjc — protein sequence MANSNAKGDRRERELVNALDEAGFAVMRAPASGSATERELPDVLTGDGETFYAIEAKSSAGDPIYLTGEEIEALLFFARNFGAKPRVGVRFDREDWYFFHPGDLYTTDGGNYRVKKETAIAEGTDFAEFVGDTRKVTLDEVADDGPDQAVLDVLSAFERGDLEKDEAAQMLE from the coding sequence ATGGCAAATTCGAACGCGAAGGGGGACCGCCGCGAGCGGGAGCTGGTCAACGCCTTGGACGAGGCGGGATTCGCGGTGATGCGAGCGCCGGCCAGCGGGAGCGCGACCGAACGCGAACTGCCCGACGTGCTGACCGGCGACGGCGAGACGTTCTACGCGATCGAGGCGAAATCCAGCGCCGGCGACCCGATCTATCTGACCGGCGAGGAGATCGAGGCGCTGCTGTTCTTCGCGCGGAACTTCGGCGCGAAGCCCCGCGTCGGCGTCCGCTTCGACCGCGAGGACTGGTACTTCTTTCACCCGGGCGACCTCTACACGACCGACGGCGGCAACTACCGCGTCAAGAAGGAGACGGCCATCGCCGAGGGAACGGACTTCGCGGAGTTCGTCGGCGACACGCGGAAGGTTACACTGGATGAGGTGGCCGACGACGGGCCCGACCAGGCGGTGCTGGACGTCCTCTCGGCGTTCGAGCGCGGCGATCTGGAGAAAGACGAAGCGGCCCAGATGTTGGAGTAG
- the tatC gene encoding twin-arginine translocase subunit TatC, with product MESGGLDSERVERDDDLEPISDDLDPIGDAPAGGDEATTGAHALPGPTRPGLFDRDPADVDAAVPADVPVDRGIPPTPSHGSEAGGAPATGPGDPGDGTGGEAGFGGAPDDQEMPLADHVEEMAMRLFVVVGVMSVVAVLTLPVSDELINFLWYSFLDGPAEACGQVAVEAQQGGAAAGPSGVDCPHVYSPLALIFARLKVASLVGMIVALPVFVYETYLFMRPGLYPRERRYYLAAVPTSLVLAAIGVSFAYFAVLRAMFDYFSVYSDRAADLAFGLGDTFSLMVLMLGFFALVFQIPLFVMLAIMMGVTTRRWLVERRLYFWGGFAAVAFVFSPDPTGMAPLMVAVTMIGLFEGTLLLLKWTGSSSPIPSIDDLTDRRPTIYALFALVGYVVSPLPVPTGYYEELPATVTDTLATVGLAPPILVGGGLIVLFELTAYLNKNYYGSVRLWRGLRRARLPLWAVAIVVGYLSSPDPALFRLVQQFSVEPTVAAAVAVGLVVLFEGTLALARWRSGDPEDDRDAEFEAET from the coding sequence ATGGAGTCCGGCGGGCTCGACTCCGAGCGCGTCGAGCGCGACGACGACCTCGAACCCATAAGCGACGACCTCGACCCGATCGGCGACGCGCCCGCCGGTGGCGACGAGGCGACCACCGGGGCACACGCCCTGCCGGGCCCGACGCGGCCCGGCCTGTTCGACCGCGACCCCGCCGACGTGGACGCCGCCGTCCCGGCCGACGTCCCCGTCGACCGGGGGATCCCGCCGACGCCGAGTCACGGCTCGGAAGCCGGCGGCGCACCGGCGACCGGCCCCGGCGACCCCGGAGACGGCACCGGCGGCGAAGCCGGGTTCGGCGGCGCGCCCGACGACCAGGAGATGCCGCTGGCCGACCACGTCGAGGAGATGGCGATGCGGCTGTTCGTCGTCGTCGGCGTGATGTCCGTCGTCGCCGTCCTCACGCTCCCCGTCTCGGACGAACTCATCAACTTCCTCTGGTACTCCTTCCTCGACGGTCCCGCCGAGGCCTGCGGGCAGGTCGCCGTCGAGGCCCAGCAGGGCGGCGCGGCCGCCGGGCCGTCCGGCGTGGACTGCCCGCACGTCTACAGCCCGCTGGCGCTGATATTCGCGCGACTGAAAGTCGCGTCGCTAGTGGGCATGATCGTCGCTCTGCCGGTCTTCGTCTACGAGACGTACCTGTTCATGCGCCCCGGGCTGTACCCCCGCGAGCGCCGCTACTACCTCGCCGCGGTCCCGACCAGCCTCGTGCTCGCGGCCATCGGCGTCAGCTTCGCGTACTTCGCCGTCCTGCGGGCGATGTTCGATTACTTCAGCGTCTACTCCGACCGAGCCGCCGACCTGGCGTTCGGGCTGGGCGATACGTTCAGCCTCATGGTCCTGATGCTCGGCTTCTTCGCGCTGGTCTTCCAGATCCCGCTGTTCGTGATGCTCGCCATCATGATGGGCGTGACGACCCGCCGGTGGCTCGTCGAGCGCCGCCTCTACTTCTGGGGCGGGTTCGCCGCCGTCGCGTTCGTCTTCAGCCCCGACCCGACCGGGATGGCCCCGCTGATGGTCGCGGTGACGATGATCGGCCTCTTCGAGGGGACGCTCCTGCTGTTGAAGTGGACCGGGAGCAGTTCGCCGATCCCGAGCATCGACGACCTCACCGACCGCCGGCCGACCATCTACGCGCTGTTCGCGCTGGTCGGCTACGTCGTGAGCCCCCTGCCGGTGCCCACCGGCTACTACGAGGAGCTGCCCGCGACCGTCACGGACACGCTGGCGACGGTGGGACTCGCCCCGCCGATACTCGTCGGCGGCGGCCTCATCGTCCTCTTCGAGCTGACGGCGTACCTCAACAAGAACTACTACGGCAGCGTCCGCCTCTGGCGGGGCCTCCGCCGGGCCCGCCTGCCGCTCTGGGCGGTCGCCATCGTCGTCGGCTACCTCTCTAGCCCCGACCCCGCGCTGTTCCGCCTGGTCCAGCAGTTCAGCGTCGAACCGACCGTCGCGGCCGCCGTCGCCGTCGGCCTCGTCGTCCTCTTCGAGGGGACGCTCGCGCTCGCCCGCTGGCGGAGCGGCGACCCCGAGGACGACCGCGATGCGGAGTTCGAGGCCGAGACATGA
- a CDS encoding twin-arginine translocase subunit TatC, translating into MASAIDEDTVQTVQSGRATLGAMLGTAQTHLQKVFIVFVIGMMGTIMGLQYGVWDRLKQDLLYSKMDLTTQEAANIVAVTPFDVILLQVKIGAVVGILLALPLLVYFGRDGLRQRGWWPAEHVPVWKGALFVLTSLGLFTVGVAYAYELFFPMMFNFLAGNAIAAGFKPQYSIVKWAQFVFLLAASFGLAAQLPLLMTVLSYTGIVPYETFRDKWRYAVVIIFAFGALFSPPDPFTQIMWAAPLCGLYALSLALSKLAVTVKRSSDLISTRRVAASHWNVLLGVVVAVGGAVYLVLTTSAFEYVRATVAFLAQYSSRLPGALSRPALFGLTTETTAIVLGAALGLLVAVGVLYYYVLQALGQSAAPSGRRHGDPTAIDIDEIDGAAVEVAPPEVFEEMSEEQALAHADTALSEGDQEKAQLILDRWDMANEADESDQEDSQAADAEAATAESGQGGSEGENVLASTTAGMMSAFSEEETTEDDVGGYYYDLRFIFDSIASKAFWIMGVFGAVLAGAFFFLYSGGIERLQRTFVSRLPPGMAEGFDIVTLHPVEHLVFIVKFSTILGFVSVVPLLLYFAWPALRERGFVVGDRNVLLLWGGTVFAALIGGSLLGFLYVAPMTISAIAYDQLQANMVIAYRISKFGWLVFFLTIGIGLLVEIPVTMFLFHRGGIVPFELMYERWREVIIAIVALSAILSPSGIFTMLLVGIPVSLAYLVGLGILWVYTLGGRRTPKGRSDPAD; encoded by the coding sequence ATGGCGAGTGCGATAGACGAGGACACCGTCCAGACTGTCCAGAGCGGTCGGGCGACACTGGGGGCGATGCTCGGCACCGCACAGACGCACCTCCAGAAGGTGTTCATCGTCTTCGTGATCGGAATGATGGGGACCATCATGGGCCTGCAGTACGGGGTCTGGGACCGCCTCAAGCAGGACCTCCTCTACTCGAAGATGGACCTCACGACGCAGGAGGCCGCGAACATCGTCGCGGTCACGCCCTTCGACGTCATCCTCCTGCAGGTGAAGATCGGGGCCGTCGTCGGCATCCTCCTGGCCCTGCCGCTGCTCGTCTACTTCGGTCGGGACGGACTGCGCCAGCGGGGCTGGTGGCCCGCCGAGCACGTCCCGGTCTGGAAGGGGGCGCTGTTCGTCCTCACCAGTCTGGGGCTGTTCACCGTCGGCGTCGCCTACGCCTACGAACTGTTCTTCCCGATGATGTTCAACTTCCTGGCGGGCAACGCGATCGCCGCCGGGTTCAAGCCCCAGTACTCCATCGTCAAGTGGGCGCAGTTCGTCTTCCTGCTGGCGGCGTCGTTCGGGCTGGCCGCGCAGTTGCCGCTGCTGATGACCGTCCTCTCCTACACCGGGATCGTCCCCTACGAGACGTTCCGTGACAAGTGGCGCTACGCCGTGGTCATCATCTTCGCCTTCGGGGCGCTGTTCTCGCCGCCGGACCCCTTCACCCAGATCATGTGGGCCGCGCCGCTGTGCGGGCTCTACGCGCTGAGCCTCGCGCTCTCGAAGCTCGCGGTCACGGTCAAACGCTCCTCGGACCTCATCAGCACGCGCCGGGTCGCCGCGAGTCACTGGAACGTCCTGCTGGGCGTCGTCGTCGCCGTCGGCGGCGCGGTGTACCTCGTCTTGACCACGTCGGCCTTCGAGTACGTGCGGGCGACCGTCGCCTTCCTCGCGCAGTACTCCTCGCGGCTCCCCGGCGCCCTCTCGCGTCCCGCGCTGTTCGGCCTCACGACGGAGACGACGGCCATCGTCCTCGGCGCGGCGCTCGGCCTCCTCGTCGCCGTCGGCGTCCTCTACTACTACGTCCTGCAGGCGCTGGGCCAGAGCGCCGCCCCCTCGGGCCGACGACACGGCGACCCGACGGCCATCGACATCGACGAGATCGACGGAGCGGCCGTCGAAGTCGCGCCGCCGGAGGTCTTCGAGGAGATGAGCGAGGAACAGGCGCTGGCCCACGCCGACACCGCGCTCTCGGAGGGCGACCAGGAGAAGGCCCAACTCATCCTCGACCGCTGGGACATGGCCAACGAGGCCGACGAGTCAGATCAGGAGGACTCTCAGGCCGCCGACGCCGAAGCCGCGACGGCCGAGAGCGGTCAGGGCGGCAGTGAGGGCGAGAACGTCCTCGCGTCGACCACCGCCGGCATGATGAGCGCCTTCTCCGAGGAGGAGACGACCGAGGACGACGTGGGCGGATACTACTACGACCTGCGCTTCATCTTCGACTCGATCGCCTCCAAGGCGTTCTGGATCATGGGCGTGTTCGGCGCCGTCCTCGCCGGCGCGTTCTTCTTCCTCTACTCGGGCGGCATCGAGCGGCTACAGCGGACCTTCGTCAGCCGCCTGCCGCCGGGAATGGCCGAGGGGTTCGACATCGTCACGCTCCATCCGGTCGAACACCTCGTCTTCATCGTGAAGTTCTCGACCATCCTCGGATTCGTCTCCGTCGTCCCGCTGTTGCTGTACTTCGCGTGGCCGGCGCTGCGCGAGCGCGGCTTCGTCGTCGGCGACCGCAACGTCCTGCTCCTCTGGGGCGGGACGGTGTTTGCGGCGCTTATCGGCGGGAGCCTGCTCGGCTTCCTCTACGTCGCGCCGATGACCATCTCGGCGATCGCCTACGACCAGTTGCAGGCCAACATGGTCATCGCCTACCGCATCAGCAAGTTCGGATGGCTGGTGTTCTTCCTCACCATCGGTATCGGCCTGCTCGTGGAGATCCCCGTGACGATGTTCCTGTTCCACCGGGGCGGCATCGTCCCCTTCGAGCTGATGTACGAGCGCTGGCGCGAGGTGATCATCGCCATCGTCGCGCTCTCGGCCATCCTCTCGCCCAGCGGCATCTTCACGATGCTGCTGGTCGGCATCCCGGTGTCGCTCGCGTACCTCGTCGGACTGGGCATCCTCTGGGTGTACACGCTCGGCGGCCGGCGGACGCCGAAGGGCCGGAGCGACCCCGCGGACTGA
- a CDS encoding queuosine precursor transporter: MSSDGRTTRDEGQPVRIALVALFVTALVVSQVTASKLLAFGLPFSLPVAGDTLVLPGAALAYALTFFASDCYAELYGRRAATVVVNVGFAMNFVLLALVWSTILAPGLPAPAQPVDPTAFRNVLAASTGIVVASLAAYVVSQNLDVFLFHALRDATDGDALWLRNVGSTATSQLVDTVIFVGVGFVLFQGMGPAGALSLVVGQYLLKLTIALVDTPFVYAVVGFARGNGVGSEPARAD, from the coding sequence ATGAGCAGTGATGGCCGGACGACGCGCGATGAGGGCCAACCGGTCCGGATCGCCCTCGTCGCGCTGTTCGTGACGGCGCTGGTCGTCTCGCAGGTCACCGCGTCGAAACTGCTCGCCTTCGGCCTGCCCTTCTCGCTGCCCGTCGCCGGCGACACGCTCGTGCTCCCCGGCGCGGCGCTGGCCTACGCGCTGACGTTCTTCGCGTCGGACTGCTACGCCGAACTGTACGGCCGGCGGGCCGCGACCGTCGTCGTCAACGTCGGCTTCGCGATGAACTTCGTCCTGTTGGCACTGGTCTGGAGCACGATCCTCGCGCCCGGCCTGCCCGCACCGGCCCAGCCCGTGGACCCGACGGCGTTCCGGAACGTGCTGGCGGCCAGCACCGGCATCGTCGTCGCCAGCCTCGCGGCCTACGTCGTCAGCCAGAACCTCGACGTCTTCCTCTTTCACGCGCTGCGAGACGCGACCGACGGCGACGCCCTCTGGCTCCGCAACGTCGGGTCGACGGCGACGAGCCAGCTCGTCGATACGGTCATCTTCGTCGGCGTCGGCTTCGTCCTCTTTCAGGGGATGGGGCCGGCCGGAGCGCTCTCGCTCGTCGTCGGTCAGTACCTCCTGAAACTCACCATCGCGCTGGTCGACACGCCGTTCGTCTACGCCGTCGTCGGGTTCGCTCGCGGGAACGGCGTCGGTAGCGAGCCCGCACGGGCCGACTGA
- a CDS encoding DNA polymerase sliding clamp: MFNAIVSADTLQAALDSVSVLVDECKIHLEDDGLEIRAVDPANVGMVDLRLDAAAFESYETDGGLIGVNLSRLEDIAGMADSGQLVHLDLDEETRKLHIAIDGLEYTLALIDPDSIRQEPDLPDLDLPAHIVVEGRDIDRAVTAADMVSDHIALGVDATDELFYVDAEGDTDDVHLELTRDDLVDLTAGDAHSLFSLDYLKNMNKAIPKDAEVEMELGEEFPVKMHFNFAEGEGRVTYMLAPRIQSE, encoded by the coding sequence ATGTTCAACGCCATTGTGAGCGCGGACACGCTCCAGGCGGCTCTCGACTCTGTGAGCGTGCTGGTGGACGAGTGCAAGATCCACCTCGAAGACGACGGGCTGGAGATCCGGGCGGTCGACCCGGCCAATGTCGGCATGGTCGACCTCCGGCTGGACGCGGCGGCGTTCGAATCCTACGAGACGGACGGCGGACTCATCGGTGTCAATCTCTCTCGGCTGGAAGACATCGCCGGCATGGCCGACTCCGGCCAGCTGGTTCACCTCGACCTGGACGAGGAGACGCGCAAGCTCCACATCGCCATCGACGGGCTCGAGTACACGCTCGCGCTCATCGACCCCGACTCCATCCGGCAGGAACCGGACCTGCCCGACCTCGACCTGCCGGCTCACATCGTCGTCGAGGGCCGCGACATCGACCGCGCGGTCACCGCCGCGGACATGGTCTCGGACCACATCGCGCTGGGCGTCGACGCCACCGACGAGCTGTTCTACGTCGACGCCGAGGGCGACACCGACGACGTCCACCTCGAACTCACCCGGGACGACCTCGTCGACCTCACCGCCGGCGACGCCCACTCCCTGTTCTCGCTCGACTACCTGAAGAACATGAACAAGGCCATCCCGAAAGACGCGGAAGTCGAGATGGAACTGGGCGAGGAGTTCCCTGTCAAGATGCACTTCAACTTCGCCGAGGGCGAGGGCCGCGTCACCTACATGCTCGCGCCGCGCATCCAGAGCGAGTAA
- a CDS encoding alpha/beta fold hydrolase, with protein MLPASDWTPADAPSPSPSTLALDGRRVAYATYGDPSGPPVLFAHGTPGSRLLGRLLDEPAAERGICLVAPDRPGIGRSDDASVGIEGWPADVAALLDHLDADRAAVVGFSGGAPFALACHRLERVERVALLGGSGPPGIGDTGRTQRLLGMLARYAPPAVSLLLRGQRWALARRDPSFARSLVADGDPATDALSADEVARLVRADVLEAMTDGPDGVVRELGLLDRPWPFALEDVTVPVTVFQGQRDTNVAPSTGERLAAALPEATLETVDADHLGTLCRAGNDALRAVSSPTRV; from the coding sequence ATGCTCCCCGCCAGCGACTGGACGCCGGCCGACGCCCCTTCCCCTTCCCCTTCCACTCTCGCTCTCGACGGTCGACGGGTCGCTTACGCGACCTACGGCGACCCCAGCGGCCCGCCGGTCCTGTTCGCACACGGCACGCCCGGATCGCGACTGCTGGGCCGACTGCTCGACGAGCCCGCCGCCGAGCGGGGCATCTGTCTCGTCGCTCCCGACCGACCGGGAATCGGCCGCTCGGACGACGCGAGCGTCGGTATCGAGGGGTGGCCGGCCGACGTCGCGGCGCTGTTGGACCACCTCGACGCCGACCGGGCGGCGGTCGTCGGCTTCTCCGGCGGCGCGCCGTTCGCGCTGGCCTGTCACCGACTGGAGCGCGTCGAGCGCGTCGCGCTGCTCGGCGGGAGCGGGCCGCCGGGGATTGGGGACACCGGTCGGACACAGCGGCTTCTCGGCATGCTAGCCCGATACGCCCCGCCGGCGGTCTCGCTCCTCCTTCGAGGCCAGCGGTGGGCGCTCGCCCGCCGCGACCCGTCGTTCGCCCGCTCGCTCGTCGCCGACGGCGATCCCGCGACGGACGCGCTGTCGGCCGACGAGGTCGCCCGCCTCGTCCGGGCCGACGTACTGGAAGCGATGACCGACGGTCCCGACGGCGTCGTGCGAGAGCTGGGGCTGCTCGACCGACCGTGGCCGTTCGCTCTCGAAGACGTGACCGTTCCGGTGACCGTCTTTCAAGGGCAGCGTGACACGAACGTCGCCCCCTCGACCGGCGAACGACTGGCCGCGGCCCTTCCCGAGGCGACGCTCGAAACGGTCGACGCGGACCACCTCGGAACGCTGTGTCGAGCCGGTAACGACGCCCTACGGGCCGTCTCCAGTCCGACGCGCGTCTGA
- a CDS encoding DUF7472 family protein translates to MELDREAVMQIVISGVALVVFVAAAVFVSTNYASNGGLTDQGGVAIVGAIGLFIVVMLAAGVWMERQQF, encoded by the coding sequence ATGGAACTCGATCGGGAGGCAGTTATGCAGATCGTCATCTCCGGCGTCGCGCTGGTCGTCTTCGTCGCCGCCGCCGTCTTCGTCTCCACGAACTATGCGAGCAACGGGGGGCTGACCGACCAGGGCGGCGTCGCGATCGTCGGGGCTATCGGGCTGTTCATTGTCGTGATGCTCGCCGCCGGCGTCTGGATGGAACGACAGCAGTTCTAA
- a CDS encoding dienelactone hydrolase family protein: MRTTALASALAVLLLLSGCTGALQGSEAAAQTNATATPATATAATATPSSTDAPTASYTQTPHMGCQPGAIEKNGTCRAVTNGSNADIFSAENLSAITAKNTTINGTSGYLARPADNGTYPAVVMIHEWWGLNENIRHMADILAGHGYVVFAVDLYDGRVATNSSEAAQLSGEVRSDPDEAVAKMSNATAGLRSLPYTTDRVASLGWCFGGGQSLQLSLSDADLNATVVYYGTLTTNESTLRSIDGPVLGIFGAEDQVVPVETVREFNRTLGDLGVEREIYVYEGAGHAFANPSGESFRPEATRDAWSKTLDFLNRTLKE, translated from the coding sequence ATGCGAACCACAGCTCTCGCGTCGGCGCTGGCCGTACTGCTACTCCTGAGCGGCTGCACCGGCGCGCTCCAAGGGAGCGAGGCGGCCGCGCAGACGAACGCCACCGCGACGCCGGCTACCGCGACAGCGGCCACCGCGACGCCGAGTTCCACGGACGCGCCGACCGCATCGTACACCCAGACGCCGCACATGGGGTGTCAACCGGGTGCAATCGAGAAGAACGGGACCTGCCGCGCGGTCACGAACGGGTCGAACGCCGACATCTTCAGCGCCGAGAACCTCTCGGCGATCACCGCCAAGAACACGACGATAAACGGCACCTCGGGCTATCTCGCTCGGCCGGCCGACAACGGGACCTACCCCGCCGTCGTCATGATCCACGAGTGGTGGGGACTCAACGAGAACATCAGGCACATGGCCGACATCCTCGCGGGCCACGGCTACGTCGTCTTCGCCGTCGACCTCTACGACGGCCGCGTGGCGACGAACTCCTCGGAGGCCGCCCAGTTGTCGGGCGAGGTGCGGAGCGACCCCGACGAGGCGGTGGCGAAGATGAGCAACGCGACCGCCGGTCTGCGCTCCCTGCCGTACACGACCGACCGCGTCGCCAGCCTCGGCTGGTGTTTCGGCGGCGGCCAGAGCCTCCAGTTGAGCCTGAGCGACGCCGACCTGAACGCGACGGTCGTCTACTACGGGACGCTGACGACGAACGAGTCGACGCTCCGGAGTATCGACGGCCCGGTGCTCGGCATCTTCGGCGCGGAGGACCAAGTCGTCCCCGTCGAGACGGTGCGGGAGTTCAACCGGACGCTGGGCGACCTCGGCGTCGAGCGGGAGATCTACGTCTACGAGGGGGCGGGGCACGCCTTCGCCAACCCGAGCGGCGAGAGCTTCCGGCCGGAAGCGACCAGAGACGCCTGGTCGAAGACGTTAGACTTCCTGAACCGGACGCTGAAAGAGTAG